The genome window GATCGCTGAGCGAGCGGACGATAACGGGAACCGTGTGAAGCGAAGCCCGCTGAGCCGCGCGCCAGCGGCGTTCGCCAGCGACGATCTCGTAAGACGTCTGCGCCGCATCGGCCGGCCGGACGACGATCGGCTGAACGAGGCCCTTCTCACGGATCGAACCCGCAAGCTCATCCAGCTCCGCCTCGTTGAAATTCTTGCGCGGGTTGAAAGCGCTCGGCCGCACGCGGTCGATCGGAACCTGCCGGATCTCGCCATTCGCAGCAATGATGCGTGGCGTTCCAATGGGCGTTGCATCGCCGATGAGGGATGCAAGGCCGCGTCCAAGGCGGCTTGCCCGAACGGGCGACGGCCCTGTCGCTAATGCGCCCGATCTTGTCTCCATGTCGCTCTCCAGTCGCAAATGGTCATCATGTCTCGCCGCAGTGGCGGCAGCCCTCGACATACTCACCAACGCAAATCACTCGAACGCGGGCCGCGTCGCAACGGCCCGGCCCGTTACGCCGCCTTCGCAGCTGCGGCCGCTGCCGTCGCCGCCTCGCGCGTGATCATTTCCGCCGCGAGGTCCATGTAAGCCTTGCTGCCCGCGCTCGTGTGATCGTAGAGGAGCAGCGGCTTGCCGTGAGACGGCGCTTCCGCGATGCGCACATTGCGCGGAATGATGGTGTCGTAGACCTTCTGGCCGAAGAAGCTCCGAACTTCGGTCGCGACTTCGTTGGAAAGCCGCGTACGGCCGTCATGCATGGTGAGCACGACGCCGTGGATTTCGAGGCCGGGGTTCAGGCTCGCCTGGACGAAGTCGATGGTTTCCTTCAACTGCTGGATCCCTTCGAGGGCGAAGAACTCGCACTGCACGGGCACAAGCGCTGCATCGGCCGCCGCGAGCGCGTTCAGCGTCAGAATGCTGAGCGATGGCGGGCAATCGATGAGCACATAAGAAAGACGGTCGGCGGGCGCGCGGTCCAGCTCGGACGCACGAAGCGACGCGATGGCATCGCGCAGGAAGTAAGCGCGGTTCGGCGCGGCCGCGATTTCCGGCTCAAGACCGGCAAGATCTCGCGTGGACGGAGCGACGAACAGGCCGGGGATCGCCGCGGGCGTCATCGCCTGTTCAAGAGCCGCCGCGCCCGCGAGCACGTCATAAGTGGATACGTGGCGCGCTTCTTCCGGCACACCGAGGCCGGTCGACGCGTTGCCTTGCGGATCGAGGTCGATCACCAGCACGCGCTCGCCAGCCGCCGCCAGCGCCGTGCCAAGATTGATGGCCGTTGTCGTCTTCCCCACGCCGCCCTTCTGATTGGCGACCGCGAACACCCGAAGACCTGCTGCTTGGTTTCTCTTTGTCACTGCTCGCCACCTTGTCTGAGCATCGGCTTGCCGATTTCCAAAATGCGACCCTCTGAATCGCTGAGGCTGGCGTGGCTCTTGACTTCGAAAGCCCATCGCTTCTGCGCGTCAGCGATCTCTACTTCGGCCTCTCGGCCTTTAAGAAACAATCCGGTTGACGCATTACCGAAGAACGGGAGGGCCAGCTCCAACAGCGCATCGAGCGATGCCAGTGCACGCGCCGTGACAACATCGGCAACGGGTACCGCGCCCATCGCGGCGGCATCGGCTATGCGCATGTTGTGCACGCGAGCGGGAGCCCCCGTCCGCCGCGCGACCTCGGAAAGAAACGCACACTTTCTTGCGTTGCTCTCCACAAGATGCACACAGGCGCACTCTTTCTGATTCGCGATCATAATAGCAATCGCGAGTCCGGGGAATCCCCCGCCCGAACC of Rhodomicrobium vannielii ATCC 17100 contains these proteins:
- the rsmG gene encoding 16S rRNA (guanine(527)-N(7))-methyltransferase RsmG, which translates into the protein MAIAPTYGKLDIKSAAEFARTFRVSHETVEKLELYEKLLMQWQKAVNLVAPKTIPQIWQRHFADSAQLVALAPGARTWVDLGSGGGFPGLAIAIMIANQKECACVHLVESNARKCAFLSEVARRTGAPARVHNMRIADAAAMGAVPVADVVTARALASLDALLELALPFFGNASTGLFLKGREAEVEIADAQKRWAFEVKSHASLSDSEGRILEIGKPMLRQGGEQ
- a CDS encoding ParA family protein, whose protein sequence is MTKRNQAAGLRVFAVANQKGGVGKTTTAINLGTALAAAGERVLVIDLDPQGNASTGLGVPEEARHVSTYDVLAGAAALEQAMTPAAIPGLFVAPSTRDLAGLEPEIAAAPNRAYFLRDAIASLRASELDRAPADRLSYVLIDCPPSLSILTLNALAAADAALVPVQCEFFALEGIQQLKETIDFVQASLNPGLEIHGVVLTMHDGRTRLSNEVATEVRSFFGQKVYDTIIPRNVRIAEAPSHGKPLLLYDHTSAGSKAYMDLAAEMITREAATAAAAAAKAA